One genomic window of Pagrus major chromosome 22, Pma_NU_1.0 includes the following:
- the emilin1a gene encoding EMILIN-1-A: METLFYLLAFVLARVGWGLGYSESSIQSGQRAASRHRNWCAYVVTRTVSCVMEDGVETYIKPDYQRCTWGQCPRVAYRTYRRPRYKVAYKMVTEMEWKCCHGYSGEDCHDGPKVTTDTQVNGGRPRVTQTGHNTGGGQRGEGRDGDTEKIRQLEETIRGLTKDLHSVQTTIHGINQRLPGLNGAIVPADSAQPHMKETINSIQTKLDHLYNRTQVHDQTLLTINNHLVNGGSNELDGAARGGGTGGNQLNSLKEEILTELERRVTLSCSACQAGVEDLRRQQQEDRERIQALEKLLSSMDQHLRQSLDISRSETQRSQACCNTVTELERRLSDVEVRVTSTANKCDTIKGRLDKELAGTGGGKGRVTEDRLNGRLREMEKRVNNTVRKVEQRCTNTGNNVKDNVQRDVTQLRNNVLSRLDDHSFKIGKIELDVAVLGDTVTDHSRRLSQVENITTFLDRRLTSLTQMCNETCGPNGKGRKTDDTVKTLEWRVVANQEEIQKFDTRLKDLSVSGDTLFDKVFNLVDDVKKIKEVTGENGERFNRIVTEVETLGRDLEDCSVCSSVEEDLRSLTNSTLSGLGRCQTELTDLRRKVDSGESVCSQVCSNLQEEVGRLREEVEECTGQCKVNINDLKKRLNDHSVHNGRLGGDVKSIQGELAGVVVTFNSINNTLKGLGRTVQTHGNRLTDLTNTKDNILSEVEDLQKELTDHVDASKVRFGGLSKEIQIIRSNFATEVGECRRSSDGLDRRLSKLEGLCGRFDSVSDSLERIKEGLNRHVSGLWGCVNELNVTVTSQGDVIHDIQTVQLENVHSDIHSLNSSVVDLVKEFHSFIEQDFTGPPGLTGPRGERGERGSAGPVGPPGRVGLPGREGKQGPTGPPGLRGEQGLAGSDAHVPRLSFSAALTRPMRSAGTIVFNEVFVNENNIYNPRTGYFTAPVSGKYFFSGILTGHKNIKIEAVLSKSNTGVARVDSAGYQPEGLEKPMAEAKHIPGALAVFNIILSMEKGDTVCIDLVTGKLAYSSEPLTIFSGMLLYETI, from the exons GAACTGGTGTGCGTACGTGGTGACACGCACTGTGAGCTGTGTGATGGAGGACGGGGTGGAGACGTACATCAAACCAGACTATCAGCGCTGTACGTGGGGACAGTGTCCAAGAGTTGC CTACCGGACCTACAGGAGGCCGAGGTATAAGGTAGCTTACAAGATGGTGACAGAAATGGAGTGGAAGTGTTGCCATGGCTACTCTGGAGAAGACTGCCACGATGGGCCGAAGGTAACCACGGATACTCAGGTGAACGGAGGGCGACCCCGCGTCACACAGACGGGACACAACACAGGTggagggcagagaggagagggcagAGATG GCGACACTGAGAAGATCAGACAGCTGGAGGAAACCATCCGCGGTCTGACCAAAGACCTCCACAGCGTGCAGACCACCATCCACGGCATAAACCAGAGGCT GCCTGGTCTGAACGGAGCCATCGTCCCTGCTGACTCAGCTCAGCCACACATGAAGGAAACCATCAACAGCATCCAGACAAAGCTGGACCATCTGTACAACAGGACGCAG GTCCATGACCAAACCCTGCTCACCATCAACAACCACCTGGTGAACGGAGGGAGCAACGAGCTGGACGGAGCggccagaggaggaggaaccgGAGGAAACCAGCTGAACAGTCTGAAGGAGGAGATACTGACGGAGCTGGAGAGAAGGGTGACTCTGTCCTGCTCTGCCTGCCAG gctGGTGTGGAGGACCTGCGGCGCCAGCAGCAAGAGGACAGAGAGCGGATCCAAGCCCTGGAGAAGCTGCTCAGCTCCATGGATCAGCACCTGAGGCAGAGCCTGGACATCTCCCGCAGCGAGACTCAACGCTCCCAGGCCTGCTGCAACACCGTCACTGAGCTGGAGAGGAGATTGTCTGATGTAGAAGTCCGCGTCACCTCCACAGCTAACAAGTGCGACACCATTAAAGGGCGGCTGGACAAGGAGCTGGCCGGGACAGGTGGAGGGAAGGGGAGGGTGACGGAGGACCGGTTGAACGGCAGactgagagagatggagaagagggTGAATAACACCGTGAGAAAGGTGGAGCAGAGGTGTACGAACACCGGGAACAACGTGAAGGACAACGTCCAGAGAGACGTCACTCAGCTGCGTAACAATGTGCTCAGTCGGCTGGATGATCACAGCTTCAAGATCGGCAAGATAGAGCTGGACGTGGCTGTTCTCGGAGATACAGTCACGGACCACAGCCGGCGTTTAAGTCAGGTGGAGAACATCACGACCTTCCTGGACCGAAGACTGACATCTCTCACACAAATGTGCAACGAGACCTGCGGGCCAAACGGAAAAGGCCGCAAGACCGACGACACTGTGAAAACCTTGGAGTGGAGAGTTGTAGCCAACCAGGAGGAGATCCAGAAGTTTGACACCAGGTTAAAGGATTTGTCCGTGTCAGGGGACACTCTGTTCGACAAAGTGTTCAACCTAGTAGACGATgtcaaaaagataaaagaagtGACCGGGGAGAACGGAGAGCGTTTCAACCGGATCGTCACGGAGGTTGAAACGCTGGGCCGTGACCTGGAGGACTGTTCTGTTTGCAGCAGCGTGGAGGAGGACCTACGCTCTCTCACCAACTCCACCCTGAGCGGCCTCGGCAGGTGCCAGACCGAACTGACGGATCTGCGGAGAAAGGTGGACTCAGGAGAATCTGTCTGCTCTCAGGTGTGCTCCAACCTTCAGGAGGAGGTCGGCCGActcagagaggaggtggaggagtgtACTGGGCAGTGTAAAGTCAACATCAATGACCTGAAGAAACGCCTGAACGATCACAGTGTCCATAACGGAAGATTAGGAGGGGATGTGAAGTCCATCCAAGGAGAGCTGGCTGGGGTCGTGGTCACGTTTAACTCCATCAACAACACTCTGAAGGGCCTGGGAAGGACTGTACAGACGCACGGGAACAGGCTGACGGACCTGACCAACACCAAGGACAACATCCTCTCTGAG GTGGAAGACCTGCAGAAGGAGCTGACGGACCACGTCGACGCCTCGAAGGTTCGATTCGGCGGTCTGAGCAAAGAGATCCAGATCATAAGGAGCAACTTTGCGACGGAGGTCGGTGAGTGCCGGCGGTCGAGTGACGGCCTGGACCGAAGACTCTCCAAGCTGGAGGGACTGTGCGGACGCTTCGACTCTGTTTCAGACAGCCTGGAGAGGATCAAGGAGGGCCTGAACCGACATGTGTCCGGGCTGTGGGGCTGCGTTAATGAACTCAACGTCACGGTGACGTCTCAAGGAGATGTTATCCACGACATCCAGACCGTCCAGCTGGAGAACGTCCACTCCGACATACACAGTCTGAACTCCTCGGTCGTAGACTTGGTCAAAGAGTTCCACAGCTTCATCGAGCAGGACTTCACGG GTCCGCCTGGTCTAACAGGCCCCCGCGGAGAGCGAGGCGAGCGTGGATCTGCGGGTCCTGTAGGACCCCCGGGCAGGGTGGGACTTCCAGGCAGAGAGGGCAAGCAGGGACCAACTGGACCTCCAG GTCTCAGAGGTGAACAGG GTCTCGCCGGCTCCGATGCCCACGTGCCGCGCCTTTCTTTCTCGGCCGCGCTGACTCGCCCGATGAGAAGCGCAGGAACCATCGTGTTCAACGAGGTCTttgtcaatgaaaacaatatctATAATCCCCGAACAG GTTATTTCACAGCTCCAGTGAGTGGGAAGTACTTCTTCAGCGGCATCCTCACGGGCCATAAGAACATAAAGATCGAGGCCGTGCTGTCCAAGTCCAACACAGGCGTGGCCCGGGTGGATTCAGCTGGGTATCAGCCTGAAGGCCTGGAGAAGCCCATGGCGGAGGCCAAACACATCCCTGGAGCTCTGGCTGTCTTTAACATCATTTTGTCGATGGAGAAGGGGGACACGGTCTGCATCGACCTCGTCACCGGCAAACTGGCCTACTCCTCCGAACCCTTGACCATCTTCAGCGGGATGCTGCTGTATGAAACCATCTGA